From one Bacteroides fragilis NCTC 9343 genomic stretch:
- the trpB gene encoding tryptophan synthase subunit beta produces MKSFLVDQDGYYGEFGGAYVPEILHKCVEELQNTYLDVIESEDFKKEFDQLLRDYVGRPSPLYPARRLSEKYGCKMYLKREDLNHTGAHKINNTIGQILLARRMGKKRIIAETGAGQHGVATATVCALMNMECIVYMGKTDVERQHINVEKMKMLGATVVPVTSGNMTLKDATNEAIRDWCCHPSDTYYIIGSTVGPHPYPDMVARLQSVISEEIKKQLQEKEGRDYPDYLIACVGGGSNAAGTIYHYIDDERVRIVLAEAGGKGIETGMTAATIQLGKMGIIHGARTFVIQNEDGQIEEPYSISAGLDYPGIGPMHANLADKKRAMVLAVNDDEAIRAAYELTRLEGIIPALESAHALGALEKITFKPEDVVVLTVSGRGDKDIETYLG; encoded by the coding sequence ATGAAAAGTTTTTTAGTTGATCAGGATGGCTATTACGGAGAATTTGGAGGTGCTTATGTACCTGAAATCCTCCACAAGTGTGTAGAAGAGTTGCAGAATACTTATCTCGACGTAATAGAGAGCGAGGACTTCAAGAAAGAGTTCGACCAATTGTTGCGTGACTACGTAGGACGCCCTTCCCCACTCTATCCGGCCCGCCGCCTGTCGGAGAAGTACGGTTGCAAGATGTATCTGAAACGGGAAGACCTGAATCACACGGGTGCCCATAAAATCAATAACACCATCGGACAAATTCTACTGGCAAGACGCATGGGTAAGAAACGTATCATTGCAGAGACCGGTGCCGGACAGCACGGGGTGGCAACAGCCACAGTCTGTGCCCTGATGAACATGGAGTGCATCGTATACATGGGCAAAACGGATGTAGAACGCCAGCACATCAATGTAGAAAAGATGAAAATGCTGGGAGCGACAGTCGTTCCGGTCACTTCGGGCAACATGACTCTGAAAGATGCCACGAACGAAGCCATCCGAGACTGGTGCTGCCATCCCTCGGATACGTATTACATCATCGGTTCTACCGTAGGGCCGCACCCATATCCGGACATGGTGGCCCGTTTGCAGTCGGTCATCAGCGAAGAGATAAAAAAACAGCTTCAGGAGAAAGAAGGACGTGACTATCCGGACTATCTGATTGCCTGCGTGGGCGGAGGAAGCAACGCTGCCGGAACCATCTATCATTATATCGACGACGAACGGGTACGGATCGTATTGGCCGAAGCCGGCGGCAAGGGAATTGAAACCGGGATGACGGCAGCCACCATCCAACTCGGAAAAATGGGGATCATTCATGGGGCACGTACGTTTGTGATCCAAAACGAAGACGGACAGATTGAGGAACCTTATTCCATCTCCGCCGGACTGGACTATCCCGGTATCGGCCCGATGCACGCCAACCTGGCAGACAAAAAACGGGCAATGGTACTGGCTGTCAATGATGACGAAGCCATCCGTGCCGCTTACGAGTTGACCCGGCTGGAAGGAATCATTCCTGCCCTGGAATCGGCCCACGCATTGGGAGCCTTGGAAAAAATAACTTTCAAGCCGGAGGATGTAGTCGTACTGACGGTATCGGGACGGGGAGATAAAGATATAGAAACTTATCTGGGATAA
- a CDS encoding anthranilate synthase component I family protein has protein sequence MNAFNYTTHSKQVLGDLHTPVSIYLKVRDMYPQSALMESSDYHAGENSLSFIALCPLASIGINSGIVTTTYPDNTRREEPLSQSFRVENALNRFINRFHVEGDDKKFCGLYGYTTFNAVKYFEHIPVKESHDEQNDAPDLLYILYKYIIVFNHFKNELTLVEMLAEGEESNLSQLESAIENRNYASYNFSVTGPVTSTITDEEHKANVRKGIAHCLRGDVFQIVLSRRFIQPYAGDDFKVYRALRSINPSPYLFYFDFGGYRIFGSSPETHCKVESGQAYIDPIAGTTRRTGDTIKDKELTEALLADPKENAEHVMLVDLARNDLSRNCHDVRVVFYKEPQYYSHVIHLVSRVSGALNNGANPLKTFIDTFPAGTLSGAPKVRAMQLISEIEPHNRGAYGGCIGFIGLNGELNQAITIRTFVSRNNELWFQAGGGIVARSQDEYELQEVNNKLGALKKAIDLAVKLKN, from the coding sequence ATGAATGCCTTCAATTATACCACCCATAGCAAGCAAGTCCTGGGCGACCTGCACACTCCGGTAAGCATTTACCTCAAAGTACGTGATATGTATCCGCAATCCGCATTAATGGAAAGCTCGGACTACCATGCCGGAGAAAACTCTCTCTCGTTCATCGCCCTCTGCCCATTGGCAAGCATCGGCATCAACAGTGGAATCGTAACCACTACTTACCCCGACAATACCCGCCGGGAAGAACCGCTCAGCCAATCGTTCCGGGTAGAAAATGCGCTCAACCGCTTTATCAACCGGTTCCATGTGGAAGGAGACGACAAGAAATTCTGCGGGCTATACGGCTACACCACGTTCAATGCCGTGAAGTATTTTGAACACATCCCCGTGAAAGAAAGTCATGACGAACAGAATGACGCTCCCGACTTACTATACATATTATATAAGTATATCATCGTCTTCAATCACTTTAAGAATGAGCTCACTCTGGTAGAGATGCTGGCTGAAGGAGAAGAAAGCAATTTGTCACAACTGGAATCGGCCATTGAAAACCGTAACTATGCTTCATACAATTTCTCTGTGACCGGCCCTGTCACCAGCACCATCACCGACGAAGAACACAAGGCAAACGTACGCAAAGGCATCGCCCATTGCCTGCGGGGAGATGTCTTCCAGATTGTGCTTTCCAGACGGTTTATCCAACCTTATGCGGGTGACGACTTCAAAGTGTATCGTGCTTTGCGAAGCATCAACCCCTCTCCCTACCTGTTCTATTTCGATTTCGGCGGCTACCGCATCTTCGGCTCGTCACCCGAAACGCATTGCAAAGTGGAAAGCGGACAGGCGTATATCGACCCGATTGCCGGCACCACACGCCGCACGGGAGACACCATCAAAGACAAGGAACTGACGGAAGCTCTTTTGGCTGATCCGAAAGAAAACGCAGAACATGTAATGCTGGTGGACCTGGCACGCAACGATCTCAGCCGGAATTGCCACGACGTACGGGTAGTATTCTACAAAGAACCCCAATACTACAGCCATGTCATCCATCTGGTGAGCCGCGTCAGCGGTGCTCTGAACAACGGAGCAAATCCGCTCAAGACCTTTATCGACACTTTCCCTGCCGGAACCCTGAGCGGTGCGCCCAAGGTACGTGCCATGCAGCTTATCAGCGAAATAGAACCTCACAACCGCGGAGCCTACGGAGGTTGTATCGGCTTCATCGGCCTGAACGGAGAATTGAACCAGGCGATAACGATCCGCACTTTCGTAAGCCGCAACAACGAATTGTGGTTCCAGGCCGGAGGCGGTATCGTAGCACGCAGTCAGGACGAATACGAACTGCAAGAAGTCAATAATAAACTGGGGGCCCTGAAAAAGGCAATAGACCTGGCCGTAAAACTAAAAAACTGA
- a CDS encoding anthranilate synthase component II, with amino-acid sequence MNNEINTLNRQKEAILLLDNYDSFTYNLLHVVKEQGVTDIEVFRNDEITLDEVERFDKIILSPGPGIPEEAGLLLPIIRKYAATKSILGVCLGHQAIGEAFGATLENLTEVYHGVQTPVSILKEDILFRGLGREIPVGRYHSWVVSRKDFPGCLEITAESREGQIMALRHRTYDVHGIQFHPESVLTPQGKEIIKNFLNNR; translated from the coding sequence ATGAACAACGAGATAAATACCCTTAACAGACAGAAAGAAGCGATTCTCCTTCTGGACAATTATGACTCTTTCACCTATAACCTGCTGCATGTGGTAAAAGAACAGGGAGTGACCGACATTGAAGTATTCCGCAATGACGAGATAACACTGGACGAGGTGGAACGTTTCGATAAGATCATCCTCTCGCCGGGACCGGGCATACCGGAAGAAGCCGGACTGTTACTGCCCATCATCCGGAAATATGCGGCAACCAAAAGTATCCTGGGAGTTTGTCTGGGCCATCAGGCCATCGGCGAAGCATTCGGAGCCACACTCGAAAATCTGACAGAAGTATATCACGGGGTTCAGACTCCGGTCAGCATATTGAAAGAAGATATCCTCTTCAGAGGATTGGGACGTGAAATTCCCGTAGGACGCTATCACTCCTGGGTGGTGAGCCGCAAGGATTTCCCCGGATGCCTGGAGATCACGGCCGAAAGCCGGGAGGGACAAATCATGGCATTACGGCACCGGACGTACGACGTACATGGCATTCAGTTTCATCCCGAATCGGTGCTGACTCCACAGGGAAAAGAGATAATCAAGAACTTCTTAAACAACCGATAA
- the trpD gene encoding anthranilate phosphoribosyltransferase, whose protein sequence is MKQILYKLFEHQYLGRDEARTILQNIAQGKYNDAQVASLITVFLMRNISVEELCGFRDALLEMRVPVDLSEFAPIDIVGTGGDGKNTFNISTAACFTVAGAGFPVVKHGNYGATSVSGASNVMEQHGVKFTDHTDRLRRSMEKCNIAYLHAPLFNPALKAVAPIRKALAVRTFFNMLGPLVNPVIPTYQLLGVYNLPLLRLYTYTYQESATRFAVVHSLDGYDEISLTDEFKVATCGNEKIYTPESLGFNRCRESELDGGNTPEDATRIFDAVMEGTATEAQKNVVIVNAAFAIRVICPEKPIEECIALARESLESGKARETLKKFVELNG, encoded by the coding sequence ATGAAACAGATTCTATACAAATTATTCGAACATCAATATCTGGGTCGCGACGAAGCCCGCACCATATTGCAGAACATTGCACAAGGCAAATACAATGATGCACAGGTGGCCTCGCTGATCACCGTCTTCCTGATGCGTAACATCTCGGTAGAGGAACTTTGCGGATTTCGTGACGCACTGCTTGAAATGCGGGTCCCGGTAGATTTGAGTGAGTTTGCCCCAATAGACATTGTGGGAACCGGAGGGGACGGCAAGAATACCTTCAACATCTCCACCGCGGCTTGCTTCACAGTAGCCGGTGCCGGATTTCCGGTAGTCAAACATGGGAATTACGGTGCCACTTCCGTCAGCGGAGCCAGCAACGTGATGGAACAGCACGGAGTAAAGTTCACCGACCATACAGACCGCCTGCGCCGCTCGATGGAGAAGTGTAACATCGCTTATCTGCATGCACCTCTGTTCAACCCGGCTCTGAAAGCGGTGGCACCGATACGCAAAGCATTGGCCGTACGCACGTTCTTCAATATGCTGGGTCCGTTGGTAAACCCTGTCATCCCCACCTATCAACTGCTCGGAGTATACAACCTCCCGCTGCTCCGCCTGTATACCTATACCTATCAGGAAAGCGCTACCCGCTTTGCGGTAGTACATAGCCTGGACGGATATGACGAAATCTCTCTGACCGACGAATTTAAAGTGGCGACATGTGGAAACGAGAAAATCTACACTCCGGAGAGCCTGGGCTTCAACCGCTGTCGGGAATCCGAACTCGACGGTGGAAATACCCCGGAAGATGCCACAAGAATATTTGACGCCGTAATGGAGGGAACAGCCACCGAAGCACAGAAGAATGTGGTGATCGTCAATGCGGCCTTTGCCATCCGGGTGATTTGTCCGGAGAAACCGATAGAAGAATGTATCGCCCTGGCACGGGAATCACTGGAAAGCGGCAAGGCTCGGGAGACTTTAAAGAAATTTGTCGAACTAAACGGATAG
- the trpC gene encoding indole-3-glycerol phosphate synthase TrpC, whose product MKDILSEIIANKRFEIDLQKQAIPSEQLQEKLSDEVQPGYSMKQALASSATGIIAEFKRRSPSKGWIYENACPEQVVPDYIAAGASALSILTDEKFFGGSLKDIRTARPLVNIPILRKDFIIDEYQLFQAKIVGADAILLIAAALEADQCHALAAKAHELGLEVLLEIHTAEELPFINKEIDMVGINNRNLGTFFTDVENSFRLAGQLPQDALLVSESGISDPETVKRLRKAGFRGFLIGETFMKTQQPGQKLKEFINDLNSPQSDTESH is encoded by the coding sequence ATGAAAGATATATTATCTGAAATCATTGCCAATAAACGTTTTGAGATCGACCTGCAGAAACAGGCCATCCCATCGGAACAGCTTCAGGAGAAGTTATCTGACGAGGTACAGCCGGGCTACTCCATGAAGCAGGCACTGGCCTCTTCGGCTACCGGTATCATTGCCGAGTTCAAACGCCGGTCTCCGTCCAAAGGCTGGATCTATGAAAATGCATGTCCGGAACAAGTCGTGCCGGACTATATAGCCGCCGGTGCTTCGGCGCTTTCTATACTCACGGATGAAAAATTCTTCGGAGGAAGCCTGAAGGATATTCGCACAGCACGCCCTTTGGTGAATATCCCGATCCTGCGCAAAGATTTTATAATCGATGAATATCAACTGTTCCAGGCCAAAATTGTGGGAGCTGACGCCATATTGCTGATAGCCGCCGCACTGGAGGCCGATCAATGTCATGCGCTTGCCGCAAAAGCCCATGAATTGGGACTGGAAGTCTTGCTAGAGATTCATACTGCCGAAGAACTGCCATTTATAAATAAGGAGATAGACATGGTAGGTATCAATAACCGCAACCTGGGCACTTTCTTCACAGATGTAGAGAATTCTTTCCGGTTAGCCGGACAGTTGCCTCAGGATGCGCTGTTGGTATCGGAAAGCGGCATCTCGGATCCGGAAACAGTGAAACGCCTGCGTAAAGCCGGGTTCCGGGGATTCCTGATCGGAGAAACGTTTATGAAAACCCAACAGCCCGGACAGAAATTAAAAGAATTTATAAACGACCTGAATTCACCACAGAGTGACACAGAGTCTCACTGA